A section of the Clostridium sp. TW13 genome encodes:
- a CDS encoding YggS family pyridoxal phosphate-dependent enzyme, giving the protein MDIIENIDNIRSNIPDNVKIIAVSKTKPIEDMQIVYNYGIKDFGENKVQELLKKYDCLPKDVRWHLLGHLQRNKVKYIVGKVDLIQSLDSIRLLDEIEKEFSKQGIIANALIQINIGRESQKYGILEEELETLLINIEKCSNVKIHGIMAIIPRNGETKNSFYFKRLYEIWNKLKLKQFKNISMDVLSMGMTHDYEDAIKEGSNMVRIGEGIFGKREYNL; this is encoded by the coding sequence TTGGACATTATAGAAAATATCGACAATATTAGAAGTAATATACCTGATAATGTGAAAATAATTGCAGTTTCCAAGACTAAACCCATAGAAGATATGCAAATTGTGTATAATTATGGAATTAAAGATTTTGGAGAAAATAAAGTTCAAGAACTACTAAAGAAATATGATTGTTTGCCTAAAGATGTGCGATGGCATCTATTGGGGCATCTTCAGCGTAATAAAGTAAAGTATATTGTTGGAAAGGTGGATTTAATTCAATCCCTAGATAGTATAAGGTTATTAGATGAGATAGAAAAAGAATTTTCTAAACAAGGAATTATAGCTAACGCTTTAATTCAAATTAATATAGGTAGAGAAAGCCAAAAATATGGAATTTTAGAAGAAGAACTGGAGACTTTGCTAATAAATATAGAAAAGTGTTCAAATGTTAAAATTCATGGTATAATGGCTATAATACCACGAAATGGAGAAACAAAAAATTCATTTTATTTTAAGAGACTATATGAGATATGGAATAAATTAAAGTTAAAACAATTTAAAAATATATCAATGGATGTTTTGTCTATGGGCATGACTCATGATTATGAAGATGCCATTAAGGAAGGTTCTAATATGGTTAGAATAGGTGAAGGTATCTTTGGAAAAAGAGAATATAATTTATAA
- a CDS encoding DivIVA domain-containing protein — protein sequence MRLTPMEISNKEFKRGLRGYSSDEVDEFLEKIVEDYEATFKENTILKEKLTALNEKVEHYSKIENTIQNTLLLAQNTAEQARSSAQKESELIIRNANDTAQKILDKAHSDVLQINDEYDKVKQEFAKFRAKYRNFMNTQLETFSDLERDFAKNFSISESKDKFIEEKSIEIDEVAVDKIKHFDEEEIEEEGIDEIKSFFAKK from the coding sequence ATGAGACTTACACCAATGGAAATAAGTAATAAAGAATTTAAACGAGGACTTAGAGGGTATTCTTCTGATGAAGTTGATGAATTTTTAGAAAAAATAGTAGAAGACTATGAAGCTACATTTAAAGAAAATACAATTTTAAAAGAAAAATTGACGGCTTTAAATGAGAAGGTTGAGCATTACAGTAAAATAGAAAATACAATACAGAATACATTGTTATTGGCTCAAAATACTGCAGAACAAGCTAGAAGTTCTGCTCAAAAGGAATCTGAACTAATAATTAGAAATGCTAATGATACAGCACAAAAAATTCTTGATAAAGCTCATAGTGATGTTTTACAAATTAATGATGAGTATGATAAGGTTAAACAAGAATTTGCTAAGTTTAGAGCTAAATATAGAAATTTTATGAATACACAATTAGAAACTTTCTCAGATTTAGAAAGAGATTTTGCTAAGAATTTTAGTATATCTGAATCAAAGGATAAGTTTATTGAAGAGAAGTCTATAGAAATTGATGAAGTAGCAGTAGATAAAATTAAACATTTTGATGAAGAAGAAATTGAAGAAGAAGGAATAGATGAAATTAAAAGTTTCTTTGCTAAAAAATAA
- a CDS encoding RNA-binding protein, with translation MDKSNFYKHFDDSIERDLVDKLYNKFVLALKGVSLCTKEFYTINIYNILKRICTENGIDCSFFGGFQYAERGIITFNNVDATDIQIKFIEITNSSKFSTLLHKDYLGTILSLGIERYKLGDLVVQGDVCFLAISPEIMEILFSELKKVKKTPVTIKELDNESLLPNHNFEESVMTITSLRLDSLVSSLANISRAKAVILVDSGNVSVNYSIIKEKNKIVETGDVITIRKVGKFIVDELLGFSKSGKSKVIIKKFT, from the coding sequence ATGGATAAAAGTAATTTTTATAAACATTTTGATGATAGCATAGAAAGAGATTTAGTTGATAAGTTATATAATAAATTTGTGCTGGCATTAAAAGGGGTATCTTTATGTACAAAAGAATTTTATACAATAAATATATATAATATTCTTAAAAGAATATGCACAGAGAATGGAATTGACTGTAGTTTTTTTGGCGGATTCCAATACGCCGAAAGAGGAATAATTACATTCAACAATGTGGATGCTACAGATATACAGATAAAGTTTATAGAAATAACTAATTCAAGTAAATTCAGTACTTTACTTCATAAGGATTATTTAGGAACAATATTAAGTTTAGGAATTGAAAGATACAAACTTGGAGATTTAGTGGTGCAAGGAGATGTTTGTTTTTTAGCAATTAGTCCTGAAATAATGGAAATTCTTTTTAGTGAACTTAAAAAGGTTAAAAAGACTCCTGTAACAATTAAAGAATTAGATAATGAATCTTTATTACCTAATCATAATTTTGAAGAATCTGTTATGACAATTACCTCATTAAGACTAGATAGCTTAGTATCTAGTCTAGCAAATATATCAAGAGCTAAAGCTGTGATTTTGGTGGATAGCGGTAATGTTTCAGTTAATTACAGCATAATTAAAGAAAAAAATAAGATTGTTGAGACAGGTGATGTTATCACCATTAGAAAAGTTGGTAAGTTTATTGTTGATGAACTTTTAGGATTTAGTAAGAGTGGCAAAAGCAAAGTAATTATAAAAAAATTTACATAG
- the pyrR gene encoding bifunctional pyr operon transcriptional regulator/uracil phosphoribosyltransferase PyrR has translation MRLKANILDEKSVKRTLVRISHEIVEKNRGVEDIVLVGIRRRGYPIAQRIAENIKRIEGVELPVESVDITLYRDDLSTITEKPTLKTDVMKLDVKGKKVILVDDVLYTCRTVRAAIDAIVDLGRPNLIQLAVLIDRGHKELPIRADYVGKNIPTSKNEIVAVQIEEIDGEDSVKIYEMIGGDSDAI, from the coding sequence ATGAGACTTAAAGCCAATATACTTGATGAAAAATCAGTGAAGAGAACCTTGGTTAGAATTTCTCATGAAATTGTTGAAAAGAATAGAGGGGTTGAAGATATAGTTTTAGTTGGAATTAGAAGAAGGGGATATCCTATAGCTCAAAGGATTGCAGAAAACATAAAAAGAATTGAAGGGGTAGAATTACCCGTTGAAAGTGTGGATATAACTTTATATAGAGATGATTTGAGTACTATAACTGAAAAGCCAACATTAAAAACAGATGTAATGAAATTAGATGTAAAAGGCAAAAAGGTAATTTTAGTGGACGATGTACTTTATACCTGTAGAACTGTGAGAGCAGCAATAGATGCTATTGTAGATTTAGGTAGGCCTAATCTTATTCAGCTAGCAGTGTTAATTGATAGAGGGCATAAAGAATTGCCTATAAGGGCAGATTATGTTGGAAAGAATATTCCAACATCAAAAAATGAAATTGTAGCAGTACAAATTGAAGAAATTGATGGAGAAGATTCTGTAAAAATATATGAAATGATAGGAGGGGATAGTGATGCAATTTGA
- a CDS encoding cell division protein SepF produces MAKLFDKLGKIIGFDYDEDEYEDEDEEITEEESVIEPVFQKKNINNGKVVSIHSTNSAKVTITKPVTFEEATEICDAIKSRKIVVVNTTSLDNRIAQRLLDFVSGACYALEGELQEVEKGVYLLSPSNVEVTNELKSELTNKGLFNWSK; encoded by the coding sequence ATGGCTAAATTATTTGATAAGTTAGGAAAAATTATAGGATTTGACTATGATGAAGATGAATATGAAGATGAAGATGAAGAAATAACTGAAGAAGAAAGTGTAATAGAACCTGTTTTCCAAAAGAAGAATATTAATAATGGTAAAGTTGTAAGTATTCATTCTACAAATTCTGCAAAAGTTACTATAACAAAGCCAGTTACTTTTGAAGAAGCTACAGAAATATGTGATGCTATAAAATCTAGAAAAATAGTTGTAGTTAATACAACTTCTTTAGATAATAGAATAGCTCAAAGATTATTAGATTTTGTTAGTGGAGCATGTTATGCATTAGAAGGTGAATTACAAGAGGTTGAAAAAGGAGTATACTTGTTATCACCATCAAATGTAGAGGTTACAAATGAATTAAAGTCTGAATTAACTAATAAAGGTTTATTTAACTGGAGTAAATAA
- a CDS encoding cell division protein FtsQ/DivIB, translated as MENNVSEFIERKKKSKRRKKIVLFTAFFLLLLVLFLAKAPIFNVRKVEYSNNKIIKSEELYKLYEPLGVNIFFIDNKVVEESLKKNPYIDSVKIIKKMPNKLTIEIKEKAVTYCVEDGKQKYILSNDLSVLESRADVKDLNLTLLINPKPDVLKIGKTVYSDSRRIEIGKKLASLIERNQSKITFDKFDMGDPNKLIIYHGNVKIFLGSDDELENKLNAVINILQDDVVNIKKGTIDVSFKGSPVIKGEN; from the coding sequence ATGGAAAATAATGTAAGTGAATTTATTGAAAGAAAAAAGAAAAGCAAAAGAAGAAAAAAAATAGTTTTATTTACTGCATTTTTTTTACTATTGCTTGTACTATTTCTAGCTAAAGCGCCTATTTTTAATGTGCGTAAGGTTGAATATTCTAATAATAAAATAATTAAATCAGAGGAATTATATAAGTTATATGAACCATTAGGAGTTAATATATTTTTTATAGATAATAAGGTTGTAGAGGAAAGTCTTAAAAAAAATCCTTATATAGATTCGGTTAAGATAATAAAAAAAATGCCTAATAAATTAACTATAGAAATTAAAGAAAAAGCTGTTACTTACTGTGTTGAAGATGGAAAACAAAAATATATTTTAAGTAATGATTTAAGTGTTTTAGAGTCTAGAGCAGATGTAAAGGATCTTAATTTAACGTTATTAATAAATCCGAAACCTGATGTTTTAAAAATAGGAAAGACGGTTTATTCAGATAGTAGACGTATTGAAATAGGAAAAAAACTAGCATCTTTAATTGAAAGAAATCAATCTAAAATAACATTTGATAAATTTGATATGGGAGATCCTAATAAACTTATTATTTATCATGGAAATGTGAAGATATTTTTAGGTAGTGATGATGAACTAGAAAATAAGTTAAATGCGGTAATTAATATATTGCAAGATGATGTTGTAAATATCAAAAAGGGAACTATAGATGTAAGTTTTAAAGGGAGTCCTGTAATTAAAGGAGAAAATTAG
- a CDS encoding DUF881 domain-containing protein: protein MKKKIYNQLVVAFVCALLGIFLAYQFKLLNAKDKNSLDGKTDTTDIMSEVESLKKEKEQLQTQNNKLYEELKTIEENAAKDGSITNEMKNQLEKSRMILGTTDVKGPGIVLTLTTKSSVFSPNESDYITDDELIHVVNLLNYSGAEAISINDIRVTPQTGIKAASNYIWIGNNDRISPKDKIVIKVIGDRTNLEGGLNFVGALDYGALARSYDKKISPESEIKIPKSTQKITTDSIKIDK from the coding sequence ATGAAGAAAAAAATATATAACCAACTAGTTGTTGCATTTGTTTGTGCATTATTGGGCATTTTTTTAGCATACCAATTTAAACTTCTGAATGCAAAAGATAAAAATAGCCTTGATGGAAAAACAGATACCACAGATATAATGTCTGAAGTTGAAAGTTTAAAAAAGGAAAAGGAACAACTGCAAACTCAGAATAACAAATTGTACGAAGAATTAAAAACTATAGAAGAAAATGCAGCTAAAGATGGTAGCATAACTAATGAAATGAAAAACCAATTAGAAAAATCAAGAATGATATTAGGAACTACAGATGTTAAGGGACCTGGAATAGTATTGACTTTAACTACAAAATCTTCAGTATTTTCTCCAAATGAATCAGATTATATTACTGATGATGAACTTATTCATGTAGTTAATTTATTAAATTATTCTGGAGCTGAAGCAATATCAATTAACGATATTAGAGTCACTCCTCAAACAGGTATTAAGGCAGCTAGTAATTATATTTGGATAGGTAATAATGATAGAATTTCTCCAAAAGATAAAATTGTTATTAAAGTTATTGGAGATAGAACCAACCTAGAAGGTGGGTTGAATTTTGTAGGCGCTTTAGATTATGGTGCTCTTGCAAGGAGTTATGATAAAAAAATATCTCCAGAATCTGAGATAAAAATACCTAAGTCAACACAAAAGATTACTACAGATAGTATAAAGATAGATAAATAG
- a CDS encoding RluA family pseudouridine synthase produces MEEIKIIVDEIFNNTRIDKVLASSMECKSRSHIQGLIESGNVIVNGKAVKSNYKVKTSDDIVITVPEPSQLDIKAENIDIDIVYEDSDIVIVNKAQGMVVHPAPGNYSGTLVNALLYHCKDLSSINGVIRPGIVHRIDKDTSGLLVVAKNDFAHMKLAEQFKEHSITREYIALVEGTMKTMEGTIDAPLGRHPKDRLKFAIVEHGKRAVTHYKLIENFAREALVLCRLETGRTHQIRVHMASINHPLVGDPVYGFKKQRFKSEGQLLHAKTIGFLHPTKNEYMEFTSDIPEYFEEIIKKLRGN; encoded by the coding sequence ATGGAAGAAATAAAAATAATAGTTGATGAAATTTTTAATAACACTAGAATAGATAAAGTATTAGCAAGTAGTATGGAATGTAAATCAAGAAGTCATATTCAAGGATTAATTGAGTCTGGTAATGTAATTGTTAATGGAAAAGCAGTTAAGAGTAATTATAAGGTAAAGACATCAGATGATATAGTGATTACAGTACCAGAACCTTCACAATTGGATATTAAAGCGGAAAATATTGATATTGATATAGTATATGAAGATAGTGATATTGTTATAGTAAATAAAGCACAAGGTATGGTGGTACATCCTGCTCCTGGAAATTATTCTGGAACTCTAGTTAATGCTTTACTTTATCATTGTAAGGATTTATCAAGTATTAATGGAGTCATACGTCCAGGAATTGTACATAGAATTGATAAGGATACCTCTGGATTGTTAGTAGTAGCTAAAAATGACTTTGCACATATGAAATTAGCAGAGCAGTTTAAGGAACACTCAATTACTAGAGAGTATATCGCTCTTGTTGAAGGAACAATGAAGACCATGGAGGGAACAATAGATGCTCCTTTAGGCAGACATCCTAAGGACAGATTAAAGTTTGCTATAGTTGAGCATGGAAAGAGAGCAGTAACTCACTACAAGCTTATTGAGAATTTTGCCAGAGAAGCATTAGTATTATGTAGGCTTGAAACTGGTAGGACACATCAGATTAGAGTGCATATGGCATCAATAAATCATCCGTTAGTAGGAGATCCTGTTTATGGATTTAAAAAGCAGAGATTTAAAAGTGAAGGCCAACTTCTTCATGCAAAGACTATAGGATTTCTTCATCCAACTAAAAATGAATACATGGAATTTACATCAGATATACCTGAGTATTTTGAAGAAATAATTAAAAAATTAAGGGGGAATTAG
- a CDS encoding THUMP domain-containing class I SAM-dependent RNA methyltransferase, which translates to MQFDLIATATFGIEAITAKELKNLGYDDLQVENGKVTFEGDEMDIAIANTWLRTADRVLIKMKEFEARSFEELFNKTTEIEWWKLIPVNGKIHVVGKSIKSTLHSVPDCQSIVKKAIVKNMQERYKVDWFSEDGPVYKVEVAILKDVVTLTIDTTGPGLHKRGYRANAGSAPLKETLAAALVLISRWDKESLLVDPFCGSGTILIEAALIANNIAPGLNRTFVCEDWPMMDPDLWVQVRENAKRVIKNNSLNLIGYDIDGRVLATARANAKLAGLESMIHFQRADVKDFSSSKKYGYIITNPPYGERLSDEKEVQSLYKVLGGIKKKLPFWELYALTSYEFFEKYFGAKSNKNRKLYNGKLKCYFYQYFKDVESKKEKLI; encoded by the coding sequence ATGCAATTTGATTTAATTGCCACAGCAACCTTTGGAATAGAAGCAATTACAGCTAAGGAATTAAAAAATTTAGGATATGACGATTTACAAGTAGAGAATGGTAAAGTAACCTTTGAAGGTGATGAAATGGATATTGCCATAGCTAATACTTGGTTAAGAACAGCAGACAGAGTTTTAATAAAAATGAAAGAGTTTGAAGCTAGAAGCTTTGAAGAATTATTTAATAAAACTACTGAGATAGAATGGTGGAAGCTTATACCTGTGAATGGTAAAATCCATGTAGTAGGAAAATCTATAAAGTCAACTTTACATAGTGTTCCAGACTGTCAATCTATAGTTAAGAAGGCTATAGTTAAGAATATGCAGGAGAGATATAAGGTAGATTGGTTTTCAGAAGATGGGCCAGTATATAAAGTTGAAGTCGCTATATTAAAGGATGTAGTTACTCTTACAATAGATACAACTGGACCAGGATTACATAAAAGAGGATATAGAGCAAATGCAGGAAGTGCACCATTAAAGGAAACTTTAGCAGCAGCATTGGTTCTTATATCAAGATGGGATAAGGAATCTCTTTTAGTTGACCCATTTTGTGGTTCAGGGACTATTCTTATTGAGGCAGCTTTGATAGCAAATAATATAGCGCCTGGATTAAACAGAACTTTTGTGTGTGAAGATTGGCCGATGATGGATCCGGATTTATGGGTACAGGTTAGGGAAAATGCTAAGAGAGTAATAAAAAACAATAGCTTAAATTTAATTGGATATGATATAGATGGAAGGGTGCTTGCAACAGCTAGAGCCAATGCAAAACTTGCTGGACTTGAAAGTATGATACATTTTCAAAGAGCTGATGTAAAAGATTTTTCATCAAGTAAAAAGTATGGGTATATTATAACAAATCCTCCTTATGGTGAGAGATTATCAGATGAGAAGGAAGTACAAAGTTTGTATAAAGTTTTGGGCGGCATAAAAAAGAAATTGCCGTTTTGGGAACTATATGCTTTAACTTCATATGAATTCTTTGAGAAATACTTTGGTGCAAAATCTAATAAGAATAGAAAACTATACAATGGTAAGTTGAAATGCTATTTTTATCAATACTTTAAAGACGTGGAAAGCAAAAAAGAAAAACTAATATAG
- a CDS encoding DUF881 domain-containing protein: MKKDNPKIFILITSIILGMLIVSNIGTSDGSKYMQLSAKEYQDEINERSKLLTDISKLKHSNNDAIDKINEYTYGGKKDERVIEDIKEEIEYNKMVIGTNSVKGNGIQIVLKDGIDNITEEVQDNTLLLVKTLHDNDMIQVINELKLAGAQAISINNQRVLPNSEVMCGWAFLRINGVKTPGPFTVNVIGNPDILISILDRSDSYIKTLKNREISVEITRKNDMVIAGYTGELSYSNLSGK, encoded by the coding sequence TTGAAAAAAGATAATCCAAAGATATTTATTTTAATTACCTCTATTATTTTGGGAATGCTAATAGTGTCCAATATAGGGACATCTGATGGATCCAAGTATATGCAATTAAGTGCAAAAGAATATCAAGATGAGATAAATGAAAGAAGTAAGCTTTTAACTGACATATCAAAATTGAAGCATTCAAATAATGATGCCATAGATAAAATTAATGAATATACTTATGGCGGTAAAAAAGATGAACGTGTAATTGAAGATATTAAAGAAGAAATTGAATATAATAAAATGGTAATAGGGACGAATTCAGTAAAAGGTAATGGAATACAAATTGTTCTTAAAGATGGAATAGATAATATAACTGAAGAGGTTCAAGATAACACCTTATTATTAGTTAAAACATTACATGATAATGATATGATACAAGTAATTAATGAATTAAAGTTAGCTGGAGCGCAAGCAATATCAATAAATAATCAAAGAGTGTTGCCAAATTCAGAAGTTATGTGTGGTTGGGCATTTTTAAGAATTAATGGAGTAAAGACACCAGGGCCATTTACTGTAAATGTTATTGGTAATCCAGATATACTTATCTCTATTTTAGATAGAAGTGATAGTTATATAAAAACACTAAAAAATAGAGAAATAAGTGTAGAAATTACAAGAAAAAATGATATGGTTATTGCTGGGTATACTGGAGAGTTGAGTTATAGTAATTTGTCGGGAAAATAA
- a CDS encoding small basic family protein: MIAFIGLLIGIFLGLKLNINIPDKFSPYMSVAILACLDSVFGAVKGGLSKNFQADIFISGFFGNAILAAALAYLGDKLGIPIYIAAVIVFGGRIFDNFAIIRRLILEKIRKK; encoded by the coding sequence ATGATTGCTTTTATAGGATTATTAATAGGTATTTTTTTAGGATTAAAACTTAATATAAATATTCCAGATAAATTTTCTCCATATATGTCAGTGGCAATACTTGCATGTTTGGATTCAGTATTTGGTGCTGTAAAGGGAGGTTTATCAAAAAATTTTCAAGCAGATATATTCATTTCAGGATTCTTTGGCAATGCAATTTTGGCTGCTGCATTAGCATATTTAGGTGATAAGCTTGGAATACCAATATATATAGCCGCAGTAATAGTTTTTGGAGGAAGAATTTTTGATAACTTTGCTATAATTAGAAGATTAATTCTAGAGAAGATAAGAAAAAAATAA
- the ftsW gene encoding putative lipid II flippase FtsW: protein MKKNKNKMGEIDYILFYTIFLLLAIGIVMVYSSSSYWAMMNKDFNNDSMYFLKRQGAFGLLGAGVMIFMMSIDYHKLKKWCGWIMLFTIACLVVVLVIGTKKNGAVRWIALGPINLQPSEIAKYSIVIFLAAVIESGGNKINDVKFIITRLLGMSAFFAGLVLLEKNLSIATVIMMSTLIILYASGVPKKIFAMLLSVVGIAGVAGIFAESYRVKRLFNFVDPWKHASTDGYQLIQSFYALGAGGVGGMGLGQSRQKTLYMPEPHTDFIFSIIGEELGLIGCVVIILLFILLVYRGILISLRAKDIFGSLLALGITSVIAIQALINIAVVTGSMPVTGVPLPFISYGGSALIINLIGMGILLNVSRQKDR from the coding sequence ATGAAAAAAAACAAAAATAAAATGGGGGAGATTGATTATATACTTTTTTACACGATATTCCTATTGCTTGCGATAGGTATAGTTATGGTGTATAGTTCAAGTTCTTATTGGGCTATGATGAACAAAGATTTTAATAATGATAGCATGTATTTTCTTAAAAGACAGGGTGCTTTTGGTCTTTTGGGAGCAGGTGTTATGATTTTTATGATGAGTATTGACTACCATAAATTAAAAAAATGGTGTGGATGGATAATGCTATTTACTATAGCTTGTTTGGTTGTTGTACTTGTTATTGGTACCAAGAAAAATGGAGCTGTAAGATGGATAGCTCTTGGACCTATAAATTTACAACCATCAGAAATAGCTAAGTATTCAATAGTGATTTTTCTGGCAGCTGTAATTGAAAGTGGTGGTAATAAGATCAATGACGTTAAGTTCATTATAACTCGATTATTAGGTATGTCAGCATTTTTTGCAGGATTGGTATTACTAGAAAAAAACTTAAGTATAGCCACTGTTATAATGATGTCAACATTAATAATTTTATATGCATCTGGAGTACCTAAAAAGATATTTGCAATGCTGCTTAGTGTAGTAGGAATAGCTGGTGTGGCTGGAATTTTTGCAGAATCCTATAGAGTTAAAAGACTATTTAATTTTGTTGATCCGTGGAAACATGCAAGTACTGATGGGTATCAATTGATACAATCTTTCTATGCATTAGGTGCAGGTGGTGTAGGTGGAATGGGACTTGGTCAATCAAGACAAAAAACCTTATACATGCCTGAACCGCATACAGATTTTATTTTTTCTATCATTGGTGAAGAACTAGGATTGATAGGATGTGTAGTGATAATTTTATTATTTATCCTTCTTGTTTATAGAGGAATTTTAATATCTCTGAGAGCTAAGGATATATTTGGGTCATTACTTGCTTTAGGAATAACCTCTGTAATAGCTATTCAAGCGTTAATTAATATAGCTGTTGTAACCGGATCTATGCCAGTAACAGGAGTTCCGTTACCGTTTATAAGTTATGGAGGTTCCGCGTTGATAATTAACCTCATAGGTATGGGTATACTTTTAAATGTTTCTAGACAAAAAGACAGATGA
- a CDS encoding Rqc2 family fibronectin-binding protein: MAFDGIFLHKIINTLNNELIGKKIDKVNQPEKDEIHLSIRNMKKVKLLISASSSYPRMHLTKQTKPNPIQAPMFCMVLRKYLLGAKIVNIKQYNTDRFLSIDFEVTDELGFNSIYTLYIEIMGRHSNISLVRSRDNKIVDCIKHISSDVNSVRILLPGFEYVMPPLSDKIDPFAENNNLENLLNSEITGDNFYSKNFNGVCKQFSKELFSLNNTDKFDTNCLETTKKVFSSINSNNDYYIFTNSNKSVIDFYCYDLKSLMYSNKIAFDNPNDLLDEFYSSKDKQDRLSSKSSDLHKLIKVNMDRCLKKKNILENELKDCEEKDDFRIKGELLTSYIYSLKEGMNEISLLNYYSEEESYLTIKLDPLKNPSENVQAYFKKYNKLKKTEEAAKEQLIINSSELEYLNSVLTSTNNAEEYTDLDEIRNELVVSGYIKFSKNKAKKESKAKPMHFISSDGIDIYVGKNNIQNDYLTLKFADKTDIWLHTKTIPGSHVIIKQSKVPDSTLLEAANLAAYYSKGKDSSKVEVDYTQVRNVKKPSGSKPGMVIYYTNNTIVIDPEEPKLEKAK; the protein is encoded by the coding sequence TGAGCTAATAGGTAAGAAAATCGATAAAGTTAACCAACCAGAAAAAGATGAAATTCATCTTTCAATTAGAAATATGAAAAAAGTAAAATTGCTTATTTCAGCAAGTTCCTCTTATCCCAGAATGCACCTTACAAAACAAACTAAACCAAATCCAATTCAAGCCCCTATGTTTTGTATGGTACTTAGAAAATATTTGTTAGGAGCTAAAATAGTAAATATAAAACAATATAATACAGATAGATTTCTTTCAATTGATTTTGAAGTTACAGACGAACTAGGTTTTAACAGCATTTACACATTGTATATCGAAATCATGGGCAGACATAGCAATATCTCTTTGGTTAGAAGTAGAGATAATAAAATCGTAGATTGTATCAAACATATATCTTCAGATGTAAACTCTGTAAGAATACTTCTTCCTGGATTTGAATACGTTATGCCACCTCTTTCTGACAAAATAGACCCATTTGCTGAAAACAACAATCTAGAAAATTTGCTTAATTCAGAAATAACTGGTGATAATTTTTACTCTAAGAACTTTAATGGAGTATGTAAGCAATTTTCAAAAGAACTATTTAGTTTAAATAACACTGATAAATTTGATACTAATTGTTTAGAAACTACAAAAAAAGTTTTTAGTTCCATAAACTCAAATAACGACTACTATATATTTACTAACTCAAATAAATCTGTTATTGATTTTTATTGCTATGACTTAAAGTCCTTAATGTATAGTAATAAAATAGCATTTGATAATCCCAATGATCTTTTAGACGAATTTTATAGTTCAAAGGATAAACAGGATAGATTATCTTCTAAATCCTCTGATTTACACAAATTAATAAAAGTAAACATGGATAGATGTTTGAAGAAAAAAAATATTTTAGAAAATGAATTAAAGGATTGTGAGGAAAAAGATGACTTTAGGATAAAAGGTGAACTTTTGACCTCTTATATTTATTCATTAAAAGAAGGTATGAATGAAATTTCCTTGCTTAATTACTATAGCGAAGAGGAATCTTATCTAACAATTAAGTTAGATCCATTAAAAAATCCTTCTGAGAATGTTCAGGCATATTTTAAAAAATATAATAAATTGAAAAAAACTGAAGAAGCTGCTAAAGAACAATTGATAATTAATTCTTCTGAATTAGAATATTTAAATTCTGTTTTAACCTCAACAAACAATGCTGAAGAATATACTGATTTAGATGAAATAAGAAATGAACTTGTAGTTTCAGGATATATAAAATTCAGCAAAAATAAAGCCAAAAAAGAAAGCAAAGCAAAACCTATGCATTTTATATCTTCAGACGGAATTGACATTTATGTTGGTAAAAATAATATTCAAAATGACTATTTAACATTAAAGTTTGCTGACAAAACAGATATTTGGCTTCACACTAAAACAATCCCAGGATCTCACGTCATAATAAAGCAATCTAAGGTGCCAGATTCAACTTTATTAGAAGCTGCAAACTTAGCTGCATATTATAGCAAAGGTAAGGACTCTTCTAAAGTAGAAGTAGATTATACCCAAGTTAGAAATGTGAAAAAACCTTCTGGTTCAAAGCCTGGTATGGTAATTTATTATACTAACAACACTATTGTTATTGATCCTGAAGAACCAAAATTAGAAAAAGCTAAATAG